A part of Parvimonas micra genomic DNA contains:
- a CDS encoding ATP-binding cassette domain-containing protein: MKSFIQVFKNCINKKIIVIFASLIVSLDRLILISIFPLIITIKRKEDIIVLLYILLFFIFGEFFNIFVNYSLEKHGEKHKKVLKLNMLKSFENIELKEFESVNFKNKIFVINNYIENHIKISKDCYKTLINLFLALFVLLIILYINVYMFITYLFIIAFVLYLKNNQLKASKDIWVKYMENCKEHNIINNILIDKKHSNERKIFNVFNFYNKIFLHKYDDAIDENLKDARNRLKFDFLYEVSNYFIILSMLIASLYLYNLGNINISYFYLLNTGLIVITEIIGIELNKISDYFNFTNGINLYHECVTKKKILKNHVKLSNYNIEFDKVFFRYPNSDEYIIKNFSFTFEFGKNYSILGRNGSGKSTLIKLLLGLYRVEKGNIRIGGVDINDISLEQKSKIFSVLFQHPKKYPFTIFENITLGEFQKGDLDIDKSIIEFVENFNDGIDSYTSINYNNNVNLSGGQWKNVFFNRVFLRKSKIFIFDEPTSNLDPFLELEYYKNIQDKISGNLNIFISHRLGIVKYTDIILLIEDGNLIESGTHDELISYGGKYFEMYEIQKSIFD; this comes from the coding sequence ATGAAGTCATTCATTCAAGTTTTTAAGAATTGTATCAATAAAAAAATAATTGTTATTTTTGCTTCTTTGATTGTATCACTAGACAGATTAATTTTAATTTCAATATTTCCATTGATTATAACAATAAAGAGAAAAGAAGATATAATCGTTTTATTATATATTTTATTGTTTTTTATTTTCGGAGAATTTTTTAATATTTTTGTAAATTACAGTTTGGAAAAGCATGGAGAAAAACATAAAAAAGTACTAAAATTAAATATGTTAAAATCTTTTGAAAATATTGAGCTTAAAGAATTTGAAAGTGTAAATTTTAAGAATAAAATATTTGTAATAAATAATTATATTGAAAATCATATAAAAATTTCTAAAGATTGCTACAAAACTCTTATAAATTTGTTTTTAGCTCTTTTTGTGTTGCTTATTATTTTGTATATTAATGTATATATGTTTATAACTTATCTATTCATAATTGCTTTTGTTTTGTATTTAAAGAATAATCAATTAAAAGCATCTAAAGATATTTGGGTTAAATATATGGAAAATTGTAAGGAACACAATATAATAAATAATATATTGATAGATAAAAAACATTCCAATGAAAGAAAAATATTTAATGTTTTTAATTTTTACAATAAGATATTTTTACATAAGTATGACGATGCTATTGATGAAAATTTAAAAGATGCCAGAAATCGCCTGAAATTTGATTTTTTATATGAAGTTTCAAATTATTTTATTATATTATCTATGTTGATAGCGAGTTTATATTTATACAATTTGGGAAATATTAACATTTCCTATTTTTACTTATTAAATACTGGACTAATTGTAATAACCGAAATAATTGGTATTGAATTAAATAAAATATCAGATTATTTTAATTTTACAAATGGTATTAATTTATATCACGAATGTGTTACAAAGAAAAAAATATTAAAAAACCATGTAAAATTAAGTAATTATAACATAGAATTTGATAAAGTTTTCTTTAGATATCCTAATTCAGATGAATATATAATAAAGAATTTTTCATTTACCTTTGAGTTTGGAAAGAATTATTCAATTTTAGGTAGAAATGGTTCAGGAAAAAGTACTTTAATTAAGTTGCTATTAGGATTGTATAGAGTTGAAAAGGGAAATATAAGAATAGGTGGTGTTGATATAAATGATATATCATTAGAGCAGAAGTCAAAAATATTTTCTGTGCTTTTTCAACATCCTAAAAAGTATCCATTTACTATTTTTGAAAACATAACTTTAGGAGAATTTCAAAAAGGAGATTTAGACATTGATAAGAGTATTATTGAATTTGTTGAAAATTTTAATGATGGAATAGATTCATATACCAGTATTAATTATAATAATAATGTTAATCTTTCAGGCGGTCAGTGGAAAAATGTGTTTTTTAATAGAGTTTTTTTGAGAAAATCAAAAATTTTTATTTTTGATGAACCCACTTCTAATCTAGATCCGTTTTTAGAATTAGAATATTATAAAAATATACAAGATAAAATTTCTGGTAACTTAAATATATTTATTTCTCATAGACTTGGAATTGTTAAATATACTGATATAATTTTATTGATTGAAGACGGAAACTTGATTGAATCAGGGACACATGATGAATTAATTTCTTATGGAGGAAAGTATTTTGAAATGTATGAAATTCAAAAATCAATTTTTGACTAA
- the addA gene encoding helicase-exonuclease AddAB subunit AddA, with amino-acid sequence MSEVKWTKEQRQVIDSRNTNLLVSAAAGSGKTAVLIERIIELVLDEKNPIDINKLLVVTFTKLAASEMRERVSKAIEKKLEENQENEHLQKQLLLLSGADITTIDSFCKDVLISYAHLVNLDSNIKIIDPSENEVLAKEVMQELFEELYENNDDSFLRLVDWYAKKNTDEGLLQLLLNVNNFVNSHPFPNIWLNEKAEFFNTNTKDGDFYLENYILDIAKDVDMDLEFFELSIKNNLKKIEDYPELEKYVNMYNDLLDALSVVKENLKKFLKDNTKFEELKISTNEFLRLNFGSFRISKCDEEVKEIYNKVKKELDSIKSEISESLKTLNLDLENIKKESDLIYPYVRSISDVVIKFKEKFWERKQKFNYVDFADIEHLALEILVDIDVDGNIKPSKTALEYQEKYSEVFIDEYQDSNLVQEILLSAVAKENNRFMVGDVKQSIYRFRQADPSIFMEKYENYYRVEEDIESFNRKIMLYANFRSRKEILEGTNLVFSKIMKKETGELDYTVDERLNPMASFKESDENVGGAVEILLVDENSDSEDEDEIILTDEYSEDFEEMKSFKLECIKIANTIYNMMNNKENPFKVYDKNLDDYRKVEYKDIVILMRSPSSNTKILEEVFLEYNIPIYAESTGGYFDTFEVDTIINLLKIIDNPMQDIPLISVMYSPIYNFTSKELSEIRLVDRELKFYELLIKILEDEDIEIRISLKEKISKFIYDLKLFIEKKSLVSADELIWFLYKYTGYYNYVGLLDMGEQRKTNLMLLFEKAKNYEKNSYKGLFNFVNYIQKISLKSDISEAKLISEDANVVKIMSIHKSKGLEFPIVFLANTNKKFNFRADDSNLVLHQKLGFGAVVYDMDKKTSFNSIMKKKIEKFKKNEQIAEEMRLLYVAMTRAKEKLIITGRVKDYENLREEISSGIDERGNISNYKILKINNYLDWILSSINNLTVYGTSLNCLGRKENFLGNEDLKFQLNVNTKTEEFIEYQRIKEEIKTNEIILDEDNIEVKQEMRTVKEFLEDRFNKEYVYKNVLNKPSSITVSEIKKMIQEEDEEKHQKYYKENFVLKTPSFIHQGEEKVGFNSAEKGTIFHLAMQLLDFSKFDTEDVSKIREEIKSQINSFVEKNIMSLDEIETININWIVKFIKSDIFKEIYIANKFGKLFKEKAIDYNIKLKNLFKDENIEEYEKIMVVGIIDLFFENENGEIILLDYKTDYVTKENLEEVKARYKVQLDLYKSAIEDISGKKVTKKGLYLFGINEFVEI; translated from the coding sequence GTGAGTGAAGTAAAGTGGACTAAAGAGCAAAGACAGGTAATAGATAGTAGAAATACGAATTTACTTGTGTCTGCGGCTGCAGGTTCGGGAAAAACAGCCGTACTTATCGAAAGAATTATAGAGCTTGTTTTAGATGAAAAAAATCCAATTGATATTAACAAATTACTTGTTGTAACTTTTACAAAATTAGCTGCATCTGAAATGAGAGAAAGAGTAAGTAAGGCTATTGAAAAAAAACTTGAAGAAAATCAAGAAAATGAACATCTTCAAAAACAATTATTGCTCCTTAGCGGTGCTGACATCACAACTATTGACTCTTTTTGTAAGGATGTTTTGATATCTTATGCTCATTTGGTAAATTTGGATAGCAATATAAAAATTATAGATCCTAGCGAAAATGAAGTTTTAGCCAAAGAAGTTATGCAAGAATTATTTGAAGAGCTTTATGAAAATAATGATGATAGCTTTTTGAGATTAGTTGATTGGTATGCTAAGAAAAATACTGATGAAGGACTTTTACAACTTTTATTGAATGTAAATAATTTTGTAAATTCACATCCTTTCCCAAATATTTGGTTAAATGAAAAGGCAGAATTTTTTAATACAAATACAAAGGATGGCGATTTCTATTTAGAAAATTACATCTTGGATATTGCAAAAGATGTAGATATGGATTTGGAATTTTTTGAATTGAGTATAAAAAACAATTTGAAAAAAATTGAAGATTATCCTGAACTTGAAAAATATGTAAATATGTATAATGATTTGTTAGATGCTCTATCTGTCGTAAAGGAAAATTTAAAGAAATTTTTAAAAGACAATACGAAATTTGAAGAGCTTAAAATATCAACTAATGAATTTTTAAGATTAAACTTTGGAAGTTTTAGAATTTCAAAATGTGATGAAGAAGTAAAAGAAATATACAATAAAGTAAAAAAAGAATTGGATAGTATAAAGTCGGAAATTTCAGAGTCTCTTAAAACTTTAAATTTAGATTTAGAAAATATAAAGAAAGAAAGTGATTTAATCTATCCTTATGTTCGTTCGATTTCTGATGTTGTAATTAAATTTAAGGAGAAGTTTTGGGAGAGAAAACAAAAATTTAATTATGTAGATTTTGCCGACATTGAACATTTGGCATTAGAGATACTTGTAGATATTGATGTAGATGGAAATATTAAACCATCAAAAACTGCTTTGGAATATCAAGAAAAATATTCTGAAGTCTTTATTGATGAATATCAAGATAGTAACCTAGTTCAAGAAATTCTTTTATCAGCAGTAGCAAAAGAAAATAATAGATTTATGGTTGGAGATGTTAAACAGAGTATTTATAGATTTAGACAGGCTGATCCAAGTATTTTTATGGAAAAATATGAAAATTATTATAGAGTAGAGGAAGATATTGAAAGTTTTAATCGAAAGATAATGCTTTATGCGAATTTTAGAAGTAGAAAGGAAATTCTTGAGGGCACAAATCTAGTTTTTTCAAAAATAATGAAAAAAGAAACAGGAGAACTTGACTATACTGTTGACGAAAGATTAAATCCTATGGCAAGTTTTAAAGAAAGTGATGAAAATGTCGGCGGTGCAGTTGAAATTCTTTTAGTTGATGAAAATTCTGACAGTGAGGATGAAGACGAGATAATTTTAACTGATGAGTATTCAGAAGATTTTGAGGAGATGAAATCTTTTAAACTTGAATGTATAAAAATTGCAAATACAATTTACAATATGATGAACAATAAAGAAAATCCTTTTAAGGTTTATGATAAAAATTTGGATGATTATAGGAAAGTTGAGTACAAAGATATTGTTATTTTGATGCGTTCTCCAAGCAGTAATACAAAAATTTTAGAAGAAGTATTTTTAGAATATAATATTCCGATTTATGCAGAGAGTACGGGTGGATATTTTGATACTTTTGAAGTTGATACTATAATTAACTTACTTAAAATTATAGATAATCCTATGCAGGATATTCCTTTAATTTCTGTAATGTATTCTCCAATTTATAATTTTACATCAAAAGAATTGAGCGAAATAAGACTTGTAGATAGAGAATTAAAATTTTATGAGCTTTTAATAAAAATTTTAGAAGATGAAGACATAGAAATTAGAATAAGTTTAAAAGAAAAAATTTCAAAATTTATTTATGATTTAAAATTATTTATAGAAAAAAAATCTTTAGTTTCTGCTGATGAATTAATATGGTTTTTATACAAATATACAGGATACTATAATTATGTCGGACTTTTAGATATGGGAGAGCAGAGAAAAACAAATCTGATGTTACTTTTCGAAAAGGCGAAAAATTATGAAAAAAATTCTTATAAGGGATTGTTTAATTTTGTAAATTATATTCAAAAAATCAGTTTAAAAAGTGATATTTCTGAGGCAAAATTAATTTCTGAAGATGCAAATGTAGTTAAAATTATGAGTATTCATAAGAGCAAGGGTTTGGAATTTCCTATTGTATTTCTCGCAAATACGAATAAGAAATTTAATTTCAGAGCTGACGACAGCAATTTAGTTTTACATCAAAAACTTGGTTTTGGTGCAGTTGTTTATGATATGGATAAAAAAACTTCTTTTAACAGTATTATGAAGAAAAAAATTGAAAAATTTAAAAAGAATGAACAAATTGCTGAAGAAATGAGACTTCTTTATGTCGCAATGACAAGAGCAAAGGAAAAACTTATAATAACTGGAAGAGTAAAAGATTATGAAAATTTAAGAGAAGAAATAAGCTCCGGAATTGATGAAAGAGGCAATATAAGTAATTATAAAATTTTAAAAATAAATAATTATCTTGATTGGATATTAAGCTCCATCAATAATCTTACAGTTTATGGAACGAGTTTGAATTGTTTGGGAAGAAAAGAAAACTTTTTAGGAAATGAAGACTTGAAATTTCAATTAAATGTAAATACTAAAACAGAGGAATTTATAGAATATCAAAGAATTAAAGAAGAAATAAAAACAAATGAAATTATTTTAGACGAAGACAATATTGAAGTTAAACAAGAAATGCGAACTGTTAAAGAATTTTTGGAAGATAGATTTAACAAAGAATATGTTTATAAAAATGTTTTAAACAAGCCATCAAGTATTACTGTTTCTGAAATTAAAAAGATGATTCAGGAAGAAGACGAAGAAAAACATCAAAAATATTATAAAGAGAATTTTGTTTTGAAAACTCCGTCATTTATTCATCAGGGTGAGGAAAAAGTCGGATTTAATTCTGCAGAAAAAGGAACTATTTTCCATTTGGCTATGCAACTTTTAGACTTTTCAAAATTTGATACAGAAGATGTTTCAAAAATAAGAGAAGAAATAAAATCGCAAATAAATTCATTTGTTGAGAAAAATATTATGAGCTTGGATGAAATAGAGACGATAAATATTAATTGGATTGTAAAATTTATTAAGTCAGATATTTTTAAGGAAATTTACATTGCAAATAAATTTGGAAAATTATTTAAAGAAAAAGCCATAGACTATAATATAAAATTGAAAAATTTATTTAAAGATGAAAATATTGAAGAATATGAAAAAATTATGGTAGTCGGAATAATTGACCTTTTCTTTGAAAATGAAAACGGGGAAATAATTTTGTTGGATTATAAGACGGATTATGTAACAAAAGAAAATCTTGAAGAAGTAAAAGCAAGATATAAAGTACAATTGGATTTATATAAATCTGCAATTGAAGATATTTCCGGCAAAAAAGTAACTAAAAAGGGATTATATCTATTTGGAATAAATGAATTTGTTGAAATTTAG
- a CDS encoding V-type ATPase subunit, producing MGNNFHSINAKIGVLRKGILKQSDYDKILSFEQRHEIVDYLKNNILYKYEIPMYEEKSMRNRYDTEFMINKIEAELLEKLKFFLFGDDKKIIEAMLMKYEFKDIKIILRSIVENEKIDLERDTIMYRKNKHIDYAKLINCETFHQALDVLKGTIYKKAIASLTDEDIFRLHFHVEMKLDSLYFLTMKNAIDKLSKSSQAIFNDYFSTLIDTINLQWIIRAKKYYDLPNEEIYSYSLRYGKYIKGDFLKDLIYSDSVEAIVEKIKKTKLRHTLEDANGNTIVSNRNINEYVYLSHLKKLKDYDNSISTLLKFIIQLNIQNENLIRIAEANKYKLSKSEVKEYLINIH from the coding sequence ATGGGGAATAATTTTCATTCAATTAATGCAAAAATTGGAGTTTTAAGAAAAGGAATTTTGAAACAGTCCGATTATGATAAAATTTTATCTTTTGAACAAAGGCATGAGATTGTGGATTATTTAAAGAATAATATATTATATAAATATGAAATTCCTATGTATGAAGAAAAATCTATGAGAAATAGATATGATACAGAATTTATGATTAATAAGATTGAGGCAGAATTGCTTGAAAAATTAAAGTTTTTCCTTTTTGGTGATGATAAAAAGATTATAGAAGCTATGCTTATGAAATATGAGTTTAAGGATATAAAAATAATTCTTAGAAGTATTGTTGAAAATGAAAAGATAGACTTGGAAAGAGATACAATAATGTATAGGAAAAATAAGCATATCGATTATGCTAAACTTATAAATTGTGAAACTTTCCATCAGGCTTTAGATGTATTGAAAGGCACAATTTATAAAAAAGCTATTGCTTCTCTAACTGATGAGGATATATTTAGATTGCATTTTCATGTTGAAATGAAATTAGACAGTTTATATTTTTTAACTATGAAAAATGCTATAGATAAATTATCAAAATCAAGTCAAGCAATTTTTAATGATTATTTTTCTACTTTAATAGATACAATAAATCTTCAATGGATAATTAGAGCTAAAAAATATTATGATTTACCGAATGAAGAAATTTATAGCTATAGTTTACGATATGGTAAATATATTAAAGGAGATTTTTTAAAGGACTTGATATATAGTGATAGTGTTGAGGCTATTGTTGAGAAGATAAAGAAAACTAAATTAAGACATACTCTTGAAGATGCAAATGGAAATACTATTGTTTCGAATAGAAATATTAACGAATATGTTTATCTTAGCCATTTAAAAAAACTTAAAGACTATGATAATTCGATTTCAACTTTACTTAAGTTTATTATTCAGCTGAATATTCAAAATGAAAATTTAATTAGAATAGCAGAAGCAAATAAGTATAAACTAAGTAAAAGTGAAGTAAAAGAGTATTTAATAAATATTCATTGA
- a CDS encoding V-type ATP synthase subunit I has protein sequence MAVEKMKMMNLVALKQDAHSILREIVLNGSIHITNAGNSENFTMKYMDSQIGIFNDMGVAVDKIRPYHREKVFKKRKYKELLDQMFDFFNIKEDDVTLNDLKNLNYSEKLKLLDDISLKSYSIKTREDENRKKRAEIKILLNAVEYFSDSDMKISEFYNLKHINFDMGEISKNSWIKLKANYENIKGIVVHLGTSSYGETVIIFTPSVYAKDTKYFIRSLSFDRIELPNVDISFKDFIKNKNAELESLEREQDEILKEKAEFKDKYLQDILGFYYRYKIIEKIEELEGHIAESKNFILLSAFVPESKVESIKNSVEKVSESALIYFEDDNEIPSKFKIPTKLKNNFILRPFEALVKMYSIPDYKETDPTPFFAITYLLLFGMMFGDVGQGLIFVIAGMLLSKKFGVIAKIIQRIGLSSMFFGFVYGSVFGIEELIPALVIRPMNDINTILVATIGLGILMILIAYIINFRNLKMRREFGKLFFDKNGLSGFLFYISFIVIVLNTVLLKNYVSVNVSSMITIVSVVVLVVTSTLMFMKPKLVPIISKTEEKEEFSPVESGFEMFETVMGFFSNTLSFIRVGAFAINHVGLFMAFHALGQMLGSSFGNIFMIVLGNIFIVCLEGLIVFIQAIRLEYYELFSKYFNGEGINYEPLKVDLKEEI, from the coding sequence TTGGCTGTTGAAAAAATGAAAATGATGAATCTCGTTGCTTTAAAACAGGATGCACACAGTATTCTTAGAGAAATTGTTTTGAATGGCTCGATTCATATTACAAATGCAGGAAATTCAGAAAATTTCACAATGAAGTATATGGATTCTCAAATAGGGATTTTTAATGATATGGGTGTTGCTGTTGATAAAATAAGACCATATCATAGAGAAAAAGTTTTTAAAAAGAGAAAATATAAAGAACTTTTAGATCAGATGTTTGATTTCTTTAATATTAAAGAAGATGATGTTACTTTAAATGATTTAAAGAATTTAAATTATAGTGAAAAACTTAAATTATTAGATGATATATCTTTGAAATCTTATTCAATAAAGACTAGGGAAGATGAGAATAGAAAAAAGAGAGCAGAAATTAAAATATTATTAAATGCTGTTGAATATTTTTCTGATAGTGATATGAAAATATCTGAGTTTTACAATTTAAAACATATTAATTTTGATATGGGAGAAATTTCAAAAAATTCTTGGATAAAATTAAAGGCAAATTATGAAAATATTAAGGGAATAGTTGTGCATTTAGGAACTAGTAGTTATGGGGAAACTGTTATAATCTTTACTCCTTCCGTTTATGCAAAAGATACAAAATATTTTATTCGTTCTTTGTCCTTTGATAGAATTGAACTTCCTAATGTAGATATTTCTTTTAAGGATTTTATAAAGAATAAAAATGCTGAATTGGAAAGTTTAGAAAGAGAACAAGATGAAATTTTAAAGGAAAAAGCTGAATTTAAGGATAAATATTTGCAAGATATTTTAGGTTTCTATTACAGATATAAAATTATTGAAAAGATTGAGGAACTTGAAGGACATATTGCGGAGAGTAAAAATTTTATTTTATTAAGTGCTTTTGTTCCTGAATCTAAAGTTGAAAGTATAAAGAATTCAGTAGAAAAAGTTTCTGAAAGTGCTTTGATATATTTTGAAGATGATAATGAAATTCCTTCAAAATTTAAGATACCAACAAAGTTAAAAAATAATTTTATTTTAAGACCTTTTGAAGCATTGGTAAAGATGTATTCAATTCCAGATTATAAGGAAACGGATCCGACACCATTTTTTGCAATAACATATTTACTTTTATTCGGAATGATGTTTGGAGATGTAGGACAGGGTTTAATTTTTGTAATAGCAGGAATGTTATTATCTAAAAAATTTGGTGTTATTGCTAAAATTATTCAAAGAATTGGACTTTCATCAATGTTTTTCGGATTTGTATATGGAAGTGTTTTTGGAATTGAAGAGTTAATTCCTGCATTGGTTATAAGGCCGATGAATGATATTAACACAATACTTGTCGCAACAATTGGACTTGGTATTTTAATGATATTAATTGCATATATTATCAACTTTAGAAACTTAAAGATGAGAAGAGAATTTGGAAAATTATTTTTTGATAAAAATGGATTATCAGGATTTTTATTCTATATCTCATTTATAGTAATTGTTTTAAATACTGTTTTGTTAAAAAATTATGTAAGTGTAAATGTATCTTCAATGATTACAATAGTAAGTGTTGTAGTTTTGGTTGTAACTTCAACATTGATGTTTATGAAGCCAAAACTGGTTCCGATAATTAGTAAGACAGAAGAAAAGGAAGAATTTTCTCCTGTTGAAAGTGGTTTTGAAATGTTTGAAACTGTTATGGGATTCTTTTCCAATACTCTTTCTTTTATTAGAGTTGGAGCTTTTGCGATTAACCATGTCGGACTTTTTATGGCATTTCACGCTTTAGGACAAATGCTAGGTTCAAGTTTTGGAAATATATTTATGATTGTTTTAGGAAATATATTTATTGTTTGTCTTGAAGGACTTATAGTTTTCATTCAAGCAATAAGATTGGAATATTATGAATTATTTAGTAAATATTTTAATGGCGAAGGAATAAATTATGAACCATTAAAGGTAGATTTAAAAGAAGAAATTTAG
- a CDS encoding ATP-binding cassette domain-containing protein gives MLIPNFEKILKTKIQKKCSEIEIIDYEKNNINEKIHEATVCSTNIFRLVETVISYFGLILNIVLISNFIIFINIKYLFFLILILFPLILENYFKGRYITKYRLDLNLYERREKEIENCILEDSTYAEFKIYNTLDFVLKKLNKAFDEHNKKFSILNKKIYLIELISKLLVYLGKISIYILATFDYINTNDIGNLIIVIVGVNIISKFIEEIFSLQGYIMMFSKLSVPYFEFMSLEFDKESLYNDDSMELSNLNFKYPNAKNYCLKNINLKINKGEIIAIVGKNGSGKSTLAKILLGLYKSNESGGTRLISKNSVVFQDFCKYPLDVRNNIELGSESSQDSFAIMKSMRFKNEYYKKLLGKEIGGLELSGGQWQKLAICRGIYKDSDFLVLDEPTAEIDPIFEKDIYDIFKKILSDKTGVIITHRLGSIKFSDKILILDDGEILAYDTHTNLIKNCDYYKKMWEAQKQNYI, from the coding sequence ATGCTAATTCCAAATTTTGAAAAAATTTTAAAAACAAAAATTCAAAAGAAGTGTTCTGAAATCGAAATTATAGACTATGAGAAAAATAATATAAATGAAAAAATTCATGAAGCAACAGTTTGTAGTACAAATATATTTAGACTTGTAGAGACTGTTATTTCATACTTTGGTTTAATTTTGAATATTGTATTAATTTCAAATTTTATTATTTTTATTAATATAAAATATCTATTTTTTTTGATACTAATATTATTTCCTTTAATTTTAGAAAACTATTTTAAAGGAAGATATATTACTAAATATCGTTTAGACCTGAACTTATATGAAAGAAGAGAAAAAGAGATTGAGAATTGTATTTTAGAAGATTCAACTTATGCAGAATTTAAAATATATAATACTTTAGATTTTGTTTTAAAAAAATTAAATAAGGCATTTGATGAACACAATAAGAAGTTTTCTATTTTGAATAAGAAGATATATCTCATAGAATTAATTTCAAAATTATTAGTATATTTAGGAAAAATATCAATATATATATTGGCTACATTCGATTATATAAATACTAATGATATCGGTAATTTAATTATAGTTATAGTCGGTGTAAATATAATTTCAAAATTTATTGAAGAAATTTTTTCGCTACAAGGATATATTATGATGTTCTCTAAATTATCTGTACCATACTTTGAATTTATGAGCTTAGAATTTGACAAAGAAAGCTTGTATAATGATGATTCTATGGAATTATCTAATTTGAATTTTAAATATCCAAATGCTAAAAATTATTGTTTAAAGAATATAAATTTGAAGATAAATAAAGGAGAGATTATTGCTATAGTTGGTAAAAATGGTTCTGGAAAAAGCACTTTAGCAAAGATTTTACTTGGATTATATAAGTCTAATGAGTCTGGAGGTACTAGATTAATTTCAAAAAATTCAGTTGTTTTTCAAGATTTTTGCAAATATCCTTTAGATGTTAGAAATAATATCGAGTTAGGCAGTGAATCTAGTCAAGATTCTTTTGCTATTATGAAATCAATGAGATTTAAAAATGAATACTACAAAAAACTATTAGGAAAAGAAATTGGCGGACTAGAACTGTCGGGAGGGCAGTGGCAAAAACTTGCTATATGTAGGGGAATTTACAAAGATAGTGATTTTTTAGTTTTAGATGAGCCAACAGCAGAAATAGACCCTATTTTTGAAAAAGATATTTACGATATTTTTAAAAAAATTTTGTCTGACAAAACAGGTGTAATTATAACCCATAGATTAGGTAGTATAAAATTTTCAGATAAGATTTTAATATTAGATGACGGAGAAATTTTAGCTTATGATACCCATACCAATTTAATAAAAAATTGTGATTATTATAAGAAAATGTGGGAAGCACAAAAGCAAAATTATATATAA